The following are encoded in a window of Aythya fuligula isolate bAytFul2 chromosome 26, bAytFul2.pri, whole genome shotgun sequence genomic DNA:
- the LOC116499256 gene encoding ceramide synthase 4-like: MGLLEEFWHHKYWLPPGATWEDMKESADVHYPKPQDLLLCIPGALILIIVRYIFERTVALPLGRRLGVSNKPRRKAQPNATLEDFYNLIGRTPKEEDLISLAKQNDLPVKKVETWFRHRRAQDRPRLMKKFCEASWRFIFYFTSFFSALALLYDKPWFWDHTVCWLSFPQQPLLPALGWFYLLELSFYCSLVATLPFDVKRKDFKEQIIHHIATITLIFVSYCANLIRFGMIVMLVHDASDYILELAKMLHYMKWKRVCEAVFVVFAVVFISSRLVIFPLITYYYFVTKFQMFLLSCLINAFLMILQLLHIFWSYLILQMVFGVILHGAKRKDARSDTEESDRSEAEDLAKSKE, encoded by the exons ATGGGACTGTTAGAGGAGTTCTGGCACCACAAGTACTGGCTACCACCTGGAGCTACCTGGGAAGACATGAAGGAGTCTGCTGACGTTCACTACCCAAAGCCTCAGGACCTCTTGCTCTGCATCCCTGGTGCCCTGATCCTGATCATTGTCCGATACATCTTTGAAAG aACCGTAGCTCTACccctgggcaggaggctgggtgTGAGCAACAAGCCGAGGCGCAAAGCTCAGCCCAATGCCACACTGGAGGACTTCTACAATCTGATTGGCAGGACCCCAAAGGAG GAGGACCTGATTTCTCTGGCCAAGCAAAATGACCTCCCAGTTAAAAAAGTGGAGACCTGGTTCCGGCACCGGCGGGCCCAGGACCGTCCCAGACTGATGAAGAAGTTCTGTGAGGCAAG CTGGAGATTTATATTCTATTTCACATCATTCTTCTCTGCGCTGGCTCTTCTGTATGAT AAGCCTTGGTTTTGGGACCACACTGTCTGCTGGCTGAGCTTTCCACAGCAG cctctcctgcctgcacTGGGCTGGTTCTACCTGTTGGAGCTCTCTTTCTACTGCTCACTGGTTGCCACCCTGCCTTTTGATGTGAAGAGGAAG GACTTCAAGGAACAGATCATCCACCACATCGCCACCATCACCCTGATCTTTGTCTCCTACTGTGCCAACCTTATACGGTTTGGGATGATAGTCATGCTGGTCCATGATGCTTCTGATTATATTTTAGAG CTGGCCAAGATGCTCCATTACATGAAATGGAAGCGGGTCTGTGAAGCagtctttgttgtttttgctgtggtGTTCATCAGTTCCCGGCTTGTCATTTTCCCGTTAAT CACATACTATTACTTTGTGACAAAATTTCAGATGTTCCTCCTAAGCTGTCTGATAAATGCTTTCCTGATGATCCTGCAGTTGCTGCACATTTTTTGGTCCTATCTAATCCTCCAGATGGTCTTTGGTGTCATCCTCCATGGTGCG aaaagaaaagatgcaagAAGTGACACCGAGGAAAGTGACAGGAGTGAAGCAGAAGAtctggcaaagagcaaagagTAA
- the LOC116499257 gene encoding kelch-like protein 23, translating into MSKDCVGTELILTGQQSTDMESMQDAEELGTQAEMVADTVLEVGERLFQVSRRALSLHSRYFEAMFFGGARESTEHHIVIRGIDAAPFQALLEFTRTAQVLIGQENVISLLETADFLQFDRVKLLCEKFLERELHVSNCLGLMTYSQQFAFVELHASAMNVALTHWGDVMCQEEFKALPKETLMHFLKSDELFVPREDVVFDSIVRWIMEDSATREEDFLDLVGEVRVAFLSLSFLDVLVKRSKRHGQSDTFSRLIRKLDSCPPPSWQNLKLCPNAGRSYDTLYVLGGKHDNEQQELFLFQPKTGTWQACSPLQRRNLTQYAVAAVGNFLFVTGGYFRDEFVWYSVDWVLIYNCLSNSWLEGPAMKKSRNSHCAVGAGLYLYVLGGSTDEGIIAEVERMALVDPQWESMSPMVQPVERGDAVSVGTRIYVVCGLDENGHVYGGVQRLNTETDSWDVISFSPLPRYDLCITSLNSALYTIGGGAFRFDVETDEWTRVDEECLTKKFFMGCSTVNGQIYLLGQRKGNSALPIVVLFDPYVDMCQVIENKLPCPLPIRGCVSVRRFDTWV; encoded by the exons ATGAGTAAAGACTGCGTAGGGACGGAGTTAATTTTAACTGGTCAGCAGTCAACAGACATGGAGTCCATGCAAGACGCAGAAGAGCTGGGAACTCAGGCAGAAATGGTTGCAGACACGGTTCTTGAGGTTGGAGAGAGACTCTTTCAGGTCAGCCGAAGGGCACTTTCACTGCACAGCCGATATTTTGAAGCAATGTTTTTTGGGGGTGCAAGAGAGAGCACCGAGCACCATATAGTGATCAGAGGGATCGATGCAGCACCTTTTCAGGCACTTCTTGAGTTTACTCGCACAGCCCAAGTGCTAATAGGTCAAGAAAATGTGATCAGCTTACTGGAAACAGCTGATTTTTTACAGTTTGACAGGGTGAAACTGTTGTGTGAGAAATTTCTGGAGAGGGAGCTGCATGTTTCCAACTGTCTGGGCCTGATGACCTACTCACAGCAATTTGCCTTTGTAGAGCTGCATGCATCTGCTATGAATGTAGCTCTCACCCACTGGGGGGATGTGATGTGTCAGGAAGAATTCAAGGCTCTACCCAAAGAAACGTTGATGCACTTCCTAAAAAGTGATGAGCTATTTGTTCCTCGAGAAGATGTGGTTTTTGACAGTATTGTGAGGTGGATAATGGAGGACTCAGCAACGAGGGAGGAAGACTTCTTGGATTTGGTGGGCGAAGTCAGGGTCGCTTTTCTGAGTTTGTCCTTCCTCGATGTCTTGGTGAAACGAAGCAAGCGCCATGGACAGTCAGATACCTTCTCCAGACTAATAAGGAAGTTAGACAGCTGTCCTCCACCCAGCTGGCAAAATCTGAAGCTGTGTCCTAATGCTGGTCGGAGCTATGACACCTTATATGTCCTGGGAGGAAAGCATGACAACGAACAAcaagaattatttctgtttcaaccTAAAACAGGGACCTGGCAGGCTTGTTCTCCATTGCAGCGCAGAAACCTCACGCAATATGCAGTGGCAGCAGTAG GGAACTTCCTTTTTGTGACAGGAGGATATTTCCGGGATGAGTTTGTGTGGTATAGTGTCGATTGGGTGCTGATCTACAATTGTTTGAGTAATAGCTGGCTGGAAGGGCCTGCCATGAAGAAGTCTCGCAATAGCCATTGTGCAGTAGGAGCAGGGCTCTACCTGTATGTACTTGGAGGGAGCACAGATGAAGGGATAATCGCAGAAGTGGAGCGCATGGCTTTGGTGGACCCACAGTGGGAAAGCATGAGTCCTATGGTTCAACCTGTGGAGAGAGGAGATGCGGTCAGTGTGGGGACCAGGATCTATGTGGTCTGTGGTTTGGATGAAAATGGACACGTCTATGGTGGAGTGCAAAGGCTGAACACAGAGACGGATAGCTGGGATGTCATCTCATTTTCCCCGCTTCCAAG GTATGACCTCTGCATCACATCACTGAATAGTGCTCTGTACACCATAGGAGGGGGAGCGTTTCGATTCGATGTGGAAACAGATGAATGGACTCGTGTGGATGAGGAATGCTTGACCAAGAAGTTCTTCATGGGATGCAGCACTGTTAATGGACAAATTTATCTCCTTGGACAGAGAAAGGGGAACAGTGCCCTCCCAATTGTAGTCCTCTTTGATCCCTATGTTGATATGTGCCAGGTCATAGAAAACAAACTGCCTTGCCCCCTTCCTATTCGTGGCTGTGTCTCTGTGCGAAGGTTTGATACATGGGTATGA
- the LSM7 gene encoding U6 snRNA-associated Sm-like protein LSm7 produces the protein MANVGGGGGGGGGGAGKMADKEKKKKESILDLSKYIDKTIRVKFQGGREASGVLKGFDPLLNLVLDGTIEYMRDPDDQYKLTEDTRQLGLVVCRGTSVVLICPQDGMEAIPNPFIQQQDG, from the exons ATGGCGAACGTCGGCgggggtggcggcggcggcggtggcggcgcgGGCAAGATGGCG GataaggagaagaagaagaaggagagcATCTTGGACCTCTCCAAGTACATCGACAAAACCATCCGGGTGAAGTTTCAAGGGGGGAGAGAAG CAAGCGGTGTCTTGAAAGGATTTGACCCTCTACTGAACCTTGTGCTTGATGGTACCATTGAATATATGAGAG acccAGATGATCAATACAAATTAACAGAAGACACACGTCAGCTGGGACTTGTGGTCTGCAGAGGGACTTCTGTGGTTCTCATCTGTCCACAGGATGGCATGGAAGCAATTCCAAACCCTTTCATTCAGCAGCAGGATGGCTAA